A single Defluviitalea saccharophila DNA region contains:
- a CDS encoding folate family ECF transporter S component produces the protein MMNTKKGFNTRVLVACGLLASISIVLTRLFSYMIPLAGLPALRIGFGDIPVIISGMLFGPIAGGLTGGVSDLLGFILNPMGGPYIPGFTISAVLRGLIPGLIYWLIRTKNIKFNFHIANIIFSILLAIGILFVFLSQEVELSKVLMMLYGAIALAFIMIPVVLSRIIKSKDSLYSFDKILFIVTVGYFIISLGLNTLWLAVTYEKGFLAFLPGRILAGFVMIPLHSIMIFVLSRWFKYIKIS, from the coding sequence ATGATGAACACAAAAAAAGGATTTAATACAAGAGTTTTGGTCGCATGTGGATTATTAGCCTCAATCAGTATCGTACTCACAAGACTTTTTTCGTATATGATTCCCCTGGCAGGACTTCCGGCTCTTCGCATTGGTTTTGGGGATATACCTGTAATCATTTCAGGAATGCTCTTCGGACCCATTGCTGGAGGCTTAACGGGAGGAGTAAGCGATCTATTAGGCTTTATTCTTAATCCTATGGGAGGACCTTATATTCCCGGATTTACGATCAGTGCTGTTTTAAGAGGATTGATTCCGGGACTTATTTACTGGTTGATTCGTACTAAAAATATCAAGTTCAATTTCCATATTGCGAACATAATTTTTAGCATTCTTTTAGCGATTGGTATTCTGTTTGTCTTTTTATCACAGGAAGTAGAATTGTCTAAGGTGCTTATGATGCTTTATGGAGCTATTGCCCTGGCATTCATTATGATTCCTGTTGTATTAAGCAGAATCATAAAATCTAAAGATAGTTTATATTCCTTTGATAAGATATTATTTATCGTTACAGTTGGATACTTTATAATATCTTTAGGTTTAAATACCCTTTGGCTAGCAGTAACCTATGAAAAAGGATTTTTAGCCTTTTTACCAGGGAGAATATTAGCGGGATTTGTGATGATACCGCTTCATTCTATTATGATTTTTGTTTTATCAAGATGGTTCAAATATATTAAGATTTCTTAA
- a CDS encoding hemerythrin domain-containing protein gives MDAITLLMEEHKHIKRALTCIRKLCIAILNGQPVDTDLFYQIIDFVRNYADKHHHSKEETVLFKKMSEELGERIANGPIYGMLAEHDLGRLFMMNLENALKEIEKGNLDARVDVIANAIAYTDLLHRHIHKEDTAIYTFAAKQLSNEAMSEVEEKCGEAEKEATEKNVQNKYLEFLDHLEEITANL, from the coding sequence ATGGATGCAATTACACTTTTAATGGAAGAACATAAACATATTAAAAGAGCGTTAACCTGTATCAGAAAACTATGTATAGCCATTTTGAATGGTCAGCCAGTAGATACTGATCTTTTCTATCAGATCATCGATTTTGTTAGAAATTATGCGGATAAGCATCACCACAGCAAAGAGGAAACCGTACTGTTTAAGAAAATGTCTGAAGAATTGGGCGAGAGAATTGCCAATGGTCCCATTTATGGAATGCTGGCAGAACATGATCTTGGAAGATTGTTTATGATGAATTTAGAAAATGCTCTTAAGGAAATTGAAAAAGGAAATCTGGATGCCAGAGTGGATGTTATCGCCAACGCCATCGCTTATACAGATTTGCTTCACAGACATATTCATAAAGAAGACACTGCAATATATACCTTTGCAGCAAAACAGCTTTCTAATGAAGCAATGTCTGAAGTAGAAGAAAAATGCGGCGAAGCTGAAAAAGAGGCAACAGAAAAGAATGTCCAAAATAAGTATCTTGAATTTTTAGATCACTTAGAAGAAATTACAGCAAACTTATAA
- a CDS encoding flavin reductase family protein, giving the protein MFKDIHYNEYTREFMEQLPKGAFLTVKDGDSINTMTIGWGNIGVIWNKPIITVAVRYSRHTYHLINHSNEFTLSIPLNGQLKKELGYCGTKSGRDVDKFKECGLSAIKGNMVETPVIGECDLFYECKIVYKQTMEPALLDTTIDEKYYSNHDYHVLYYGEIVSAYIKEK; this is encoded by the coding sequence ATGTTTAAAGATATCCATTATAATGAATATACTAGAGAATTTATGGAACAGTTACCCAAAGGAGCATTTCTAACTGTAAAAGATGGTGATAGCATCAATACCATGACCATTGGATGGGGTAATATAGGGGTAATTTGGAATAAACCTATCATTACTGTAGCAGTACGTTATTCGAGACATACATATCATTTAATCAATCATAGCAATGAATTTACTCTTAGTATTCCGCTTAACGGTCAGCTTAAAAAAGAACTAGGCTACTGTGGAACAAAGTCGGGAAGAGATGTTGATAAGTTTAAAGAATGCGGACTTTCTGCGATCAAGGGAAACATGGTTGAAACACCTGTTATTGGAGAATGTGATCTTTTTTATGAATGTAAGATCGTATATAAGCAGACAATGGAGCCGGCATTATTAGATACAACAATTGATGAAAAATATTATTCCAATCATGATTATCATGTGTTATACTATGGTGAGATTGTGTCAGCCTATATTAAAGAAAAATAG
- a CDS encoding ABC transporter permease has translation MVKDIFNRIYLFLIFVFLYAPIAVLIIFSFNNSKSRANWDGFTLKWYLQLFHDPDIKKALYYTIVIAIISSIVSTLIGTAAAIGIHNMTKWKKTLVMNITYLPILNPDIVTGISLMILFIFVRLRLGFFSMLLSHIAFNIPYVILSVMPKLKQLNKHLYEAALDLGASPSYAFFKVILPEIMPGIITGALLAFTLSLDDFVISFFTAGSGVTNLSITIYSMARRGVNPTINALSTLMFLCVLILLFIVNKRTSKDIKEEKN, from the coding sequence ATGGTAAAAGACATTTTTAATCGTATCTATTTGTTTTTAATATTTGTATTTTTGTATGCCCCTATTGCAGTACTCATTATTTTCTCATTCAATAATTCAAAATCCAGAGCCAATTGGGACGGATTTACATTAAAATGGTATTTGCAATTGTTCCATGATCCAGATATTAAAAAAGCTCTATATTACACAATCGTTATTGCTATAATATCTTCTATTGTTTCAACCCTCATCGGTACGGCAGCGGCAATCGGTATACACAACATGACAAAATGGAAAAAAACTTTGGTGATGAATATTACCTATCTGCCAATCCTTAATCCGGATATTGTAACCGGTATATCCCTTATGATTTTATTTATATTTGTAAGACTAAGATTAGGGTTTTTTTCAATGCTTTTATCACATATTGCATTTAATATACCTTATGTGATTTTATCCGTAATGCCAAAACTAAAACAGCTGAATAAGCATTTGTACGAAGCTGCTCTGGATTTGGGAGCTTCTCCATCATATGCTTTTTTCAAAGTAATTCTTCCCGAAATCATGCCGGGAATTATTACAGGGGCTTTACTCGCTTTCACATTATCCCTGGATGATTTTGTAATTAGCTTTTTTACCGCCGGTTCAGGGGTAACAAACTTATCGATCACCATTTATTCTATGGCAAGAAGAGGGGTAAATCCAACCATCAATGCATTATCTACTTTAATGTTTCTTTGTGTTTTGATTTTACTCTTCATTGTTAATAAAAGGACATCAAAAGATATTAAGGAGGAAAAAAATTAA
- a CDS encoding spermidine/putrescine ABC transporter substrate-binding protein, with translation MKKLNFAVFLLIVLTAIGLSGCGQQNKTVLNVYNWGDYIDESVLKDFEEKYDIKVNYDTYATNEDMYVKIKSGGSDYDVIIPSDYMIEKMINENLLQKIDFNNIPNYELIDDQFKNLDYDPNNEYSVPYMWGTVGILYNKTMVDDPVDSWDILWNEKYSGQIFMLDSQRESIGVALQKLGYSLNTRDTNELAQAKQALIEQKPLVLAYVGDEVKDKMIGGEAALAVVWSGDAIYCKKENPDLEYVIPKEGSNFWFDAMAIPVTAKNKEAAEKFINYMCETEVAFKNTDYIGYSTPHIGAKEMLDEDLKNDRAAYPLPEDIANCEIYKDLGDFVSEFDKAWTEIMAQ, from the coding sequence ATGAAAAAACTGAATTTTGCTGTTTTCTTGTTAATCGTTTTGACTGCTATAGGACTTTCTGGCTGTGGCCAACAAAATAAGACCGTACTCAATGTATACAATTGGGGCGATTATATTGATGAAAGTGTACTAAAAGATTTTGAAGAAAAATACGACATCAAAGTCAATTATGATACTTATGCTACTAACGAAGATATGTATGTTAAGATAAAATCCGGAGGAAGTGATTATGATGTTATAATTCCTTCAGATTATATGATAGAAAAGATGATTAATGAAAATCTGCTTCAAAAAATCGATTTTAACAATATTCCTAACTATGAATTAATCGATGACCAATTTAAAAACCTCGATTACGATCCAAATAATGAATATTCTGTTCCTTATATGTGGGGAACCGTAGGTATCCTTTATAACAAAACTATGGTAGACGATCCAGTGGATAGTTGGGATATTTTATGGAATGAAAAATATTCTGGTCAAATATTTATGCTGGATAGTCAAAGAGAATCCATAGGTGTTGCTTTGCAAAAATTAGGCTACTCCTTAAATACAAGGGATACGAATGAATTAGCACAGGCAAAACAGGCATTAATCGAGCAAAAACCTCTTGTTCTGGCTTATGTTGGTGATGAAGTTAAAGATAAAATGATTGGCGGAGAAGCAGCACTTGCTGTTGTTTGGTCCGGGGATGCAATTTATTGTAAAAAAGAAAATCCTGATTTAGAGTATGTAATTCCTAAAGAAGGTTCTAATTTTTGGTTTGACGCTATGGCTATTCCTGTAACCGCTAAAAACAAGGAAGCAGCAGAAAAATTCATAAATTATATGTGTGAAACAGAGGTTGCTTTTAAGAATACGGATTATATCGGGTATTCCACTCCTCATATTGGAGCAAAAGAAATGCTTGACGAAGATTTAAAAAATGACAGAGCTGCATATCCTCTCCCGGAAGATATTGCAAACTGCGAAATCTATAAAGATTTAGGGGATTTTGTTTCTGAGTTTGATAAAGCATGGACTGAAATCATGGCTCAATAA
- the potA gene encoding spermidine/putrescine ABC transporter ATP-binding protein, whose protein sequence is MSENIIELVDISKTYDSTEVLKNINLYIRKNEFLTLLGPSGCGKTTTLRLIGGFEFPTKGNILFEGKNINSLPPYKRRVNTVFQKYALFSHMTVEENIAFGLKIKKLDPKVIKEKVRNILNLVNLAGYENRSIDSLSGGQQQRIAIARALVNEPDVLLLDEPLGALDLKLRQDMQVELKRMQKQLGITFIYVTHDQEEALTMSDTIVVMKDGVIQQIGTPEDIYNEPKNAFVADFIGESNIIPGVMKKDYLVEFANTTFECVDKGFGSNQPVDVVIRPEDIEVTEGNTGMLQGVVESVTFKGVHYEMMIKTDTFNWMVHSTSMHPPKSQVGLTILPYNIHIMKKAVN, encoded by the coding sequence ATGTCAGAAAATATTATTGAACTCGTAGATATCTCAAAAACTTATGATTCTACGGAAGTTCTGAAAAATATAAACCTTTACATCAGAAAAAATGAGTTTTTAACGTTGCTAGGTCCAAGTGGATGCGGTAAAACGACGACCTTAAGACTAATTGGAGGTTTTGAATTTCCTACAAAAGGTAATATTTTGTTTGAAGGAAAAAATATTAATTCCCTTCCTCCTTATAAGCGAAGAGTAAATACGGTATTTCAAAAATACGCACTTTTTTCTCATATGACTGTAGAAGAAAACATAGCTTTTGGATTAAAAATTAAAAAGCTTGACCCTAAAGTGATAAAAGAAAAAGTTCGCAATATCTTAAATTTGGTGAACTTGGCAGGTTATGAAAATAGATCCATAGACTCTTTAAGCGGTGGTCAACAACAAAGAATTGCCATCGCCAGAGCTCTTGTCAATGAACCCGATGTACTTTTACTTGACGAACCTCTTGGGGCACTGGACTTAAAGTTAAGACAGGATATGCAGGTTGAACTTAAGAGAATGCAAAAACAGCTGGGCATCACATTCATATATGTAACCCATGACCAGGAAGAAGCTTTAACCATGTCAGACACCATTGTGGTTATGAAAGACGGAGTAATTCAGCAAATTGGCACCCCTGAAGATATATATAATGAGCCTAAAAACGCTTTTGTTGCGGACTTTATAGGTGAAAGCAATATTATCCCCGGTGTCATGAAAAAAGATTACCTCGTTGAATTTGCCAATACGACTTTCGAATGTGTTGATAAAGGCTTCGGCTCTAATCAACCGGTGGATGTAGTCATCAGGCCGGAAGATATCGAAGTAACAGAAGGAAACACCGGAATGCTTCAAGGTGTAGTTGAATCTGTGACTTTTAAGGGTGTTCATTATGAAATGATGATCAAAACGGATACATTTAACTGGATGGTTCATAGTACTTCTATGCATCCTCCTAAGTCCCAAGTAGGACTTACAATATTGCCTTATAACATCCACATTATGAAAAAGGCGGTGAACTAA
- a CDS encoding peptidoglycan-binding protein — MFRRYPATMMRQSTGRLVVDVFTRSQNKPLSPVPGATVVVRERSNGTRQRQPVEVLKTNESGKTETISLSTPPVELTQEPPQQQPYATYDIEIQAPGYTTLLIEGTQIFADTTAIQNVTLEPAGEMERQLNEIFIQPHTLWGSYPPKIPEAEIKPEPPPTGFIVLDEPVIPQYVIVHDGVPDDPTAPNYYIGFKDYIKNVASSEIFPTWPENTIRSNVLAILSFTLNRIFTEWYRGKGKDFTITSSTAYDHAFFYGRNIYDSVSEIVDELFVNYIKRPSYRQPLLTQYCDGVKVECPNWMTQWGSKNLGDQGLDAISILRSFYGQNIYLDTAVRVSGIPSSFPGYNLTIGSSGAPVRTIQEQLNAISNSFPAIPKVRVDGNYGQQTADAVKKFQEVFNMPVNGIVDYPTWYRISDIYVGVTRLAELV; from the coding sequence ATGTTTAGACGATATCCCGCCACAATGATGCGCCAATCAACCGGCAGGCTTGTTGTAGATGTTTTTACAAGAAGTCAGAACAAACCCCTTTCCCCTGTCCCCGGTGCAACCGTTGTTGTCCGTGAAAGATCGAATGGCACCAGGCAAAGACAGCCTGTAGAAGTACTTAAAACTAACGAATCCGGGAAAACAGAAACGATATCTCTCAGTACCCCTCCGGTGGAACTCACTCAGGAACCACCTCAACAACAGCCTTATGCAACTTATGATATTGAAATACAAGCTCCCGGCTATACCACATTGTTAATAGAAGGCACTCAAATTTTTGCCGATACCACTGCAATTCAAAATGTAACTTTAGAGCCGGCAGGAGAAATGGAAAGACAGTTGAATGAAATTTTTATCCAGCCTCATACCCTATGGGGATCTTATCCGCCTAAAATACCGGAAGCTGAAATTAAACCAGAGCCGCCCCCAACAGGCTTTATTGTATTGGATGAACCCGTTATCCCCCAATATGTTATTGTACATGACGGTGTTCCTGATGATCCTACCGCACCTAATTATTATATAGGCTTTAAAGATTATATAAAAAACGTAGCTTCCAGTGAAATTTTTCCTACATGGCCTGAAAATACAATTCGATCCAATGTTCTTGCTATTTTATCTTTCACTCTTAACCGCATATTTACGGAATGGTACAGGGGAAAAGGAAAAGATTTTACAATTACTTCTTCTACTGCCTATGATCATGCATTCTTCTATGGCAGAAACATCTATGATTCAGTATCAGAAATTGTAGATGAATTATTTGTAAATTATATTAAGCGTCCCAGCTACCGACAACCTCTTTTAACGCAGTACTGCGACGGCGTTAAAGTAGAATGCCCTAACTGGATGACTCAATGGGGATCTAAAAATTTAGGAGATCAAGGCTTGGATGCTATAAGCATTCTTAGAAGTTTTTACGGTCAAAACATATACCTTGATACAGCAGTCAGAGTATCCGGCATTCCATCTTCTTTCCCGGGATATAATCTCACAATAGGTTCCAGCGGTGCTCCTGTCAGAACCATACAAGAACAGTTAAACGCTATCTCAAATAGTTTCCCGGCAATTCCTAAAGTAAGAGTTGACGGAAACTATGGTCAGCAAACTGCCGATGCCGTTAAAAAATTCCAGGAAGTATTTAATATGCCCGTTAATGGCATCGTAGATTATCCTACATGGTACAGAATATCAGATATATATGTTGGTGTTACGAGATTGGCTGAATTGGTATAA
- a CDS encoding ATP-binding protein translates to MLHRLLIYRNLLEDNLVQGVQNLLKALNEFNKQDLSSLQNQYSEITASLLKFGFEKNIRNSLWKNYIDHLILQDENIFSLSCEKDTNNIDSNVKEALKRDLVVLNEFSCLDWDAIASKIGIEPLSFLSTTIEKKTINIDETILKLSDYYYKNGCGIMGKYKAFRWDKGLKGIENPDSVRLADLIGYEEQKKTLIENTEAFLQGKKANNILLFGDRGTGKSSSVKALLNEYAHRGLRLIEVPKHQLIDFNKIISLIKNRNRYFIIFMDDLSFEEFETDYKHMKAAIEGGIEKKPDNVLIYATSNRRHLIKETWSDRQNADGEVHISDSIQEKISLADRFGISITYTSPNQKEYLEIVEGLAKKHGIDIPKEELRRKALQWEMWHNGRSGRTAQQFIDYMLGQK, encoded by the coding sequence TTGTTACACAGATTACTTATATATAGAAATTTATTAGAAGATAATTTGGTACAAGGGGTTCAAAATTTGCTAAAAGCATTAAATGAATTCAATAAACAAGATCTTTCTTCATTACAGAATCAGTATTCGGAAATAACAGCTTCTTTGCTTAAATTTGGGTTCGAAAAAAATATAAGAAACTCTTTATGGAAAAATTACATTGACCATCTCATCCTTCAGGATGAAAACATTTTTAGTCTTTCCTGCGAAAAAGACACCAACAACATAGATTCAAATGTCAAGGAAGCATTAAAAAGAGATTTGGTTGTTTTAAATGAATTTTCATGTTTAGACTGGGATGCAATTGCTTCTAAAATCGGAATAGAGCCTTTAAGTTTTCTAAGCACGACCATAGAAAAGAAAACTATTAACATAGATGAAACGATTCTAAAACTTTCTGACTATTATTACAAGAATGGCTGCGGAATAATGGGAAAATATAAAGCGTTTAGATGGGATAAGGGATTAAAAGGAATAGAAAACCCCGATTCCGTAAGACTGGCAGATTTAATAGGTTATGAAGAACAAAAGAAAACCTTGATTGAAAACACCGAGGCGTTTTTACAGGGGAAAAAGGCAAATAATATTTTATTATTTGGAGATCGAGGAACTGGAAAATCCTCCTCAGTGAAGGCGCTTTTAAATGAATATGCCCATAGAGGACTTAGATTAATAGAAGTGCCAAAGCATCAGCTGATTGATTTCAATAAAATTATATCTCTTATAAAAAATCGAAACAGATATTTTATCATCTTTATGGATGACTTGTCTTTTGAAGAATTTGAGACTGATTATAAACATATGAAAGCAGCCATAGAAGGAGGTATAGAGAAAAAGCCCGATAATGTATTAATCTATGCGACCTCCAACAGAAGACATCTCATAAAAGAAACATGGAGTGACAGGCAAAATGCTGATGGAGAAGTACATATTTCAGATTCCATTCAAGAAAAAATCTCTTTAGCGGATCGATTTGGAATCAGTATAACCTACACATCGCCAAATCAAAAAGAATATTTGGAAATTGTAGAAGGCTTAGCGAAAAAGCATGGCATAGATATTCCTAAAGAGGAACTGCGGCGAAAAGCCCTGCAATGGGAAATGTGGCATAATGGACGCTCAGGGAGAACGGCACAGCAATTTATTGACTATATGCTGGGACAAAAATAA
- a CDS encoding XRE family transcriptional regulator: MNIGEKIKLLRVTNGLTQEELANRCELTKGFISQLERDLTSPSIATLVDILECLGTNLKDFFNERIEEKIVFEKEDTFIQEDIENKNEIHWIVPNAQKNIMEPIMIVLEPGGQSSPQTPHEGEEFGYVLSGTIFVHIGNKKYKAKKGETFYFKPSMTHYISNGGTTKAKVLWICTPPSF; this comes from the coding sequence ATGAATATAGGTGAAAAAATTAAATTATTAAGAGTCACCAATGGTCTCACACAAGAAGAACTGGCAAATCGGTGTGAGTTAACCAAAGGATTCATTTCTCAACTGGAAAGGGATCTTACATCCCCTTCAATTGCGACATTAGTAGATATTCTGGAATGTTTAGGAACCAATTTAAAGGATTTCTTTAATGAACGCATTGAGGAAAAAATAGTTTTTGAGAAGGAAGACACTTTTATTCAAGAAGATATAGAAAACAAAAATGAAATTCATTGGATTGTACCTAATGCTCAAAAAAATATTATGGAACCGATTATGATTGTTTTAGAGCCAGGAGGTCAATCCAGTCCTCAAACACCCCATGAGGGAGAAGAATTTGGATATGTATTATCGGGAACTATTTTTGTGCATATCGGAAATAAAAAATATAAAGCTAAAAAAGGAGAAACTTTTTATTTCAAGCCTTCTATGACCCATTATATATCTAATGGCGGTACGACAAAGGCAAAAGTGCTATGGATCTGTACCCCACCAAGCTTCTAA
- a CDS encoding ABC transporter permease → MKKKWISYSYVLWMTIFIVVPLILVLFFSLITSTNDGFSFTLEHYRRFMDFKEPYIKVLWRSVWLAGISTIICLVLGYPVAMILASKKMSKKSFLMFLFVLPMWMNFLLRTYAWMTLLEKNGFINMILSFFNIAPLQLLYNEGAVVLGMVYNFLPFMVLPIYSVMRKIDHSVIEAAEDLGANQFTVFRKIIFPLSLPGVFSGISMVFMPAVTTFVISRLLGGGQFMLIGNLIERQFLLAGDWNFGSAVSIVMMLIILISMGFMSKYDKEHEGGGLW, encoded by the coding sequence ATGAAAAAGAAATGGATTTCTTATTCATATGTTCTGTGGATGACCATTTTTATTGTTGTTCCATTAATTCTTGTACTGTTTTTTAGTCTCATTACTTCTACCAACGATGGCTTTTCATTCACACTGGAACATTACCGTCGTTTTATGGATTTTAAAGAACCTTATATTAAAGTATTATGGCGCTCTGTTTGGCTTGCTGGAATCAGCACGATTATCTGCCTTGTATTAGGGTATCCAGTGGCTATGATTCTTGCCAGCAAAAAAATGAGCAAGAAGAGTTTTTTGATGTTTCTATTTGTTCTACCCATGTGGATGAACTTTTTGCTTAGAACGTACGCTTGGATGACTTTATTAGAAAAAAACGGATTTATCAATATGATCCTATCCTTTTTCAATATTGCTCCACTTCAGCTGCTTTATAATGAAGGGGCTGTTGTTCTGGGTATGGTATATAATTTTCTGCCTTTTATGGTGCTTCCAATTTATTCGGTTATGAGAAAAATTGACCATAGTGTTATTGAAGCTGCAGAAGATTTAGGAGCAAATCAATTTACTGTATTTAGAAAGATCATTTTTCCTCTGAGTTTGCCTGGGGTTTTTTCAGGGATCTCCATGGTGTTTATGCCTGCTGTAACAACCTTTGTAATCTCAAGGCTTCTTGGAGGGGGACAATTTATGCTTATTGGAAACCTGATTGAACGACAATTTCTTTTAGCAGGAGATTGGAATTTTGGCTCTGCAGTATCCATTGTAATGATGCTTATTATTCTCATCAGCATGGGATTCATGTCAAAATACGATAAAGAACATGAGGGGGGCGGACTATGGTAA